From Leptidea sinapis chromosome 3, ilLepSina1.1, whole genome shotgun sequence, a single genomic window includes:
- the LOC126979459 gene encoding cilia- and flagella-associated protein 20-like produces the protein MYRGSYQRGIMTILFSGGSKPLSIWATNTESGYVSRFLDPDIKSMVLEVGGTNVSTTYITCPKDHRMTLGITMPFLVMIVKNLKKYFSFEVTILDESGVRRRFRVSNFQSTTQIQAMCTVMPIGLSDGWNQIQFNLAEFTRRAYKKQFTEVVRLQINANIRIRRIYFAEKLIPDDELPPEYKLYFPLGSKKEKKGKQASAKELQSKPPIQAIAVEAAPELPGRVSKISVNSAKQEPAPPVEAKVTPGAHELKVEPQDVAQTIEEPQKSQEPEEDMMQTEGTEEQTEIMQEVIHEVTHTPPDTAVSEPAEPGAPSEDAEV, from the coding sequence atgtaTAGAGGATCTTATCAGCGAGGTATAATGACAATCCTTTTTAGTGGGGGTTCGAAACCATTAAGTATTTGGGCCACAAATACCGAAAGTGGCTACGTATCAAGGTttttagatccagatattaAGTCCATGGTCTTAGAAGTAGGTGGAACTAACGTGAGTACAACATATATAACGTGTCCAAAAGATCACAGAATGACCCTAGGAATAACAATGCCATTTTTAGTTATGATTgtgaaaaatcttaaaaaatatttttctttcgaaGTGACTATACTCGATGAATCAGGAGTTAGACGACGATTTCGTGTTTCAAATTTCCAGAGCACCACCCAAATACAAGCTATGTGCACTGTGATGCCAATCGGCCTCTCAGATGGTTGGAATCAAATACAATTCAATCTTGCTGAGTTTACAAGACGCgcttacaaaaaacaattcaCAGAAGTAGTGAGACTGCAAATTAATGCGAATATACGTATACGTCGAATTTACTTCGCTGAGAAATTGATTCCTGATGATGAGTTACCCcctgaatataaattatactttcCTCTTGGTtctaaaaaagaaaagaaaggaAAGCAAGCTTCTGCTAAAGAACTACAATCGAAACCACCTATTCAGGCAATTGCTGTAGAGGCTGCACCCGAACTACCCGGAAGAGTTTCCAAAATTTCAGTTAATTCTGCTAAGCAAGAACCAGCTCCTCCAGTTGAAGCTAAAGTAACACCAGGAGCTCACGAATTGAAGGTTGAACCACAAGACGTAGCTCAAACCATTGAAGAACCACAAAAGAGCCAAGAACCAGAAGAGGATATGATGCAAACAGAAGGTACTGAAGAGCAGACAGAGATAATGCAAGAGGTTATACATGAAGTGACACATACACCACCTGATACAGCAGTATCAGAGCCTGCAGAACCTGGAGCACCATCTGAAGATGCAGAAGtctaa